TCAAGCTTTCCAGCATCAATTTGCGAGAGGTTGATAGCGGCTTGGTATGATCCTTGGGAAAAGGATACGGGGGATGGTGCCAATCGGTTGATGATCAACACGCGAGCGAAGCCAGGGGGCAGCGCGGTAACCTGGCGCTCGCGTGATTAAAAATGTCAAAGAGCAGGGAAGACGTGGGTGTTTTACACCACGTAGCAGGGCGCATCAAACCGAGAATAGGGCAGGCCTAGGGATGAGATCACCCGGTCGCCGCGTCCTTCGGCTGGGCCAAGGGAGACAAACAACACCTGATCCTCGTCATGCTTGATGACCTCTTTCAAGGTTCGCTGGAGCTGAACCAGCTCACGCGGGTTCAGATCGCATTCGAACACAGAAAATTGCAGATGGGTCCCATGGTCCTTGCAGATTTTGAAGACCTGCCGAAGCCTCTTGGCATGGGCCACGTCATAACACACCAGATACGTGTGGCGGGAGCTGGAGGTCGAGCTGCGGTCGGACATTGGGAGGCGGGGGCTCAAGGTGAAAAGAACGACCCGCCTTCAGCGCGTCACCATGGGAATATACTCAGGGATCTCACCTGTCAGCCAGCGGGCCAGCAGCCGAGCTTGCAGCTCCAGCACCCGCCGATAGCTCACTTTGTAATCGAACACCGGGTGTGTGATCAGCGAGTTCATCCGCTGCTCATAAGCATGGAAAAAAGCCTTCCGACCATGTTTGGTCAGGTTCACCGACTCACCCGCGCGCACAAAGTGTCCCGGGGTCACCATGCGATTGTTAATGGCCGTCAGCACGGCACTTTCCGCGATCAGCGGACGAAACTCCTCCATCAGATCCAGGGCCAACGCCGGGCGACCGTGACGCGGCTGATGATAAAAGCCCACATAGGGGTCAAACCCCACCGCGAGAGCCGCAATGGTGCAATCCTTGGCTAACAAACTATACGCTAGGGATAGTAATGCATTCACAGGATCCCTCGGCGGGCGGCGATTTCGTTGGGTGAAGTCAAAGGTGAACACCTCCTTTTCCTCCACCCGCCGAGCTTCCGTGGATCGGGAGATTTCCAAGCCCGGAATCTCATCGTCCAGATCCTCCTCACCCACCTTGATCATCCCAGCGAAGTGTTGGAAATAAAGCGCCGCTGCGGCTCCCTCATAGCCTAACAATTCATCCAACCCCCGAGCCCCCGCTACCCGACTGCCGATCTCCTTCATTCCCGTCACCGCCGCTTGCGGGGCCTGCACATGCAGCCGCATCAGCATCGTCCGGTGATTGCGGATCTTCG
This genomic window from Prosthecobacter debontii contains:
- the cas2 gene encoding CRISPR-associated endonuclease Cas2 — encoded protein: MSDRSSTSSSRHTYLVCYDVAHAKRLRQVFKICKDHGTHLQFSVFECDLNPRELVQLQRTLKEVIKHDEDQVLFVSLGPAEGRGDRVISSLGLPYSRFDAPCYVV